A genomic stretch from Candidatus Nitrososphaera gargensis Ga9.2 includes:
- a CDS encoding protealysin inhibitor emfourin yields the protein MRQRTLVIAGLAAVGVAIAVAVPMAILAMQESHELKFEYVKSGGIAGINEKLVFDSKTGVITFYRSTLGSTEERQLSDAKVQELRQAIAGSGFFAMDSVYPPRQGPADYFSYSLTITMDGVTHSVSWIDDFASSEPVPAGLKSIVSEIEVAYANAS from the coding sequence ATGCGCCAAAGAACGCTGGTCATCGCCGGCCTGGCAGCTGTAGGCGTGGCGATTGCAGTAGCCGTGCCGATGGCGATACTCGCCATGCAGGAGTCACATGAGCTGAAATTCGAGTACGTCAAGTCAGGCGGCATAGCGGGCATCAACGAGAAGCTAGTGTTTGATTCCAAGACCGGCGTTATCACGTTCTACCGCAGCACTCTAGGCTCAACGGAAGAGAGACAGCTGTCAGACGCAAAGGTGCAGGAGCTTCGGCAGGCAATAGCCGGCAGCGGGTTCTTCGCGATGGACAGCGTCTACCCGCCAAGGCAGGGCCCGGCTGATTACTTTTCTTACTCGCTGACCATCACGATGGACGGCGTGACCCATTCAGTGTCGTGGATCGATGACTTTGCTTCATCTGAGCCGGTTCCTGCAGGGCTGAAGAGCATTGTCAGCGAAATAGAAGTCGCATACGCTAACGCTAGCTGA